A window of Pirellula sp. SH-Sr6A contains these coding sequences:
- a CDS encoding alpha-2-macroglobulin family protein: MKVWKSLRTLSVASFCALACTGTVLCLSTVWITSVLAYQSPQSPKPPQSEGWIKVEDAIKKGLPKTAIEQLGPIIEAALENKRYAEAVRGIAKRIALETQIEGRLAEEGIRLMDSQIEKGPDEIRPILQTLQAHYYWTYFQQNRWRFAQRTSSSSAPGPDFTTWDLKRLFEEIEKHYSAALAAETQLQQIPIATYNDLLPPGTLPDNYRPTLFDFVAFEALDFYNAGEQAGAKAQDALELEADSALFGSTEDFLAWKPVTTDEKSPKLQAIRLYQKLLRFHADDEDRSAFLDADLARLQFGYVHAVGDEKWDRYVAALKRFANAHALHELSAEARHRWARLLMEKSQFVEARSVAQVGVSAHPESVGGKHCANLIAEIEAKSVQITTERVWSDPPSAIRVLYKNITKVHFRLYAADWKGRVRETKQSPAYLQPPEIENLFRSTPVRSWSVDLPATEDYKPTTLDFDAPDDLPSGYYYLFASPQEGFRDTNNVVSAASLWVTNLGLVLNQAWNSDKLDGFVVDNRTGLPVFGATVTAMVQDPRNRGNLNEQSIVTNADGRFTFSLREKSLFLIAQKGNQQLAVRDNLYVGTTQPEREPGIQCVLFTDRSLFRPGQTVQFKGVCMLADPKSNRYKVVPNHTATVSFRDMNGNEIGKQSVRSNDFGSFSGLFQIPRDRGTGAMSLQVEGLVGTTIQVEEYKRPKFIVELTTPETSPKLNEPVVVSGKANSYTGVSIQNAKVTYRVTRAVRWPIWFSSFYPWRIPPQSGDQQEIAHGTTTTDTDGKFQITFVAKPDRSVSEETNPIFRYEIIADITDSTGETRSDSLSVSVGYVAMEVGIAVDEWLTTEKPVSFGIKTTSFDGKAVPAAGKLKVFRLIDPESVVRPDILGGGAPIPRRRTMQRRGLPSGVPQRDGPKDLSNIANWEQGELVSEKGFEWNDDSHPPIELLLGKGSYRAVVETKDRFGKPVEAIANLQVIDPAAKSLGLKIPHLFRGEKWRLEPGETFRAVWGTGYESGQAYVEVLHGTEVLQRFWTKPGTTQIPIEQAISEGMRGGLQIRVMFVRENRCYLESRTIDVPWTNKDLKLRWERLVSKLEPGKKEKFKLIVEGPQASKAISEMVAAMYDGSLDAYYPHQWTQRFNVFRQNYAWSNWVFQNNPEGLMPIRGMFADRLQSVVATYRDFPTDLLLGGRGPGAPGMMYRRGGMGGYGGEAEMRFGAMAPASADFALADAEGAGMGGAMAKSSLALGAEVNSGGAAPPNDIPKPQVDLEGVSPRKNLAETAFFLPHVTANADGGYELEFTVPEALTSWRIMAFSHDRELKSGYLEAKVVTSKDLMVEPNPPRFLREGDILEFSVKVSNTTAEELSGKVALRLSSAMQDESVDAAFGNGENEKAFTLKANESKSFSWRLQVPDESLPIIYRAIGSTGATSDGEEGMLPVLSNRVLVTESLPLPIRGKTTKEFELKKLLESAGSETIKHQSVTVQMVSQPSWYAVLALPYLMEYPHQCSEQTFNRLYANTLANHIAKSDPKIRRVLDVWKNLQPDALQSPLEKNEDLKSVLIQETPWLRDAQQETQARRNVGLLFDETRLASENARAMKQLMEMQNENGMWPWFPGGPDNEYLSLYIVTGFGRLKHLGTAADIGPAVRALNSLDSWMKKKHDWILTHSPDPTKDHLSSTVCLYLYGRSFFMNELPVAEENQKAFQYWQDQARKYWLSQARQSQGHIAIGLHRLGDRETPKAILKSITEFSSQNEEMGMFWRDQEQSWWWYRAPIETQALMIEAFDEVAKDAKSVEECKVWLLKQKQTQNWKTTKSTADAVYALLLRGTNLLASDALVEVEVGNEKIEPQNVEAGTGFYEEKFIRREVKPEYGKIKVTKTDEGVSWGSIHWQYLEDISKVTPWEGTPLKLEKQLYKKVLTKEGPQLVLVDGPVEIGDELVCRIVLRVDRDMEYVHLKDHRGSGTEPVNVLSQYKYQDGLGYYESTRDTASHFFIDYLSKGTYVFEYSLRVQHAGKYPSGLASIECMYAPEFNSHSGSVMIEVRGKQ; encoded by the coding sequence ATGAAAGTGTGGAAGTCATTGAGAACGCTATCAGTCGCGTCGTTTTGTGCACTAGCGTGCACCGGAACGGTCCTCTGCCTCAGCACAGTCTGGATCACATCTGTCCTGGCCTATCAATCGCCGCAATCACCGAAGCCTCCCCAATCAGAAGGTTGGATCAAAGTGGAAGACGCCATAAAAAAGGGGCTCCCTAAAACCGCTATCGAGCAGCTCGGTCCTATCATCGAGGCGGCGCTGGAAAACAAGCGTTACGCAGAAGCCGTGAGGGGCATCGCGAAGCGGATCGCGTTGGAGACGCAGATCGAAGGCCGGCTTGCCGAAGAAGGAATCCGACTCATGGATTCCCAAATTGAAAAGGGACCAGACGAAATTCGTCCCATCCTGCAAACCCTTCAAGCCCACTACTACTGGACTTACTTCCAACAGAACCGATGGCGGTTCGCGCAGCGGACATCGTCGTCCTCGGCACCCGGTCCCGATTTCACCACCTGGGATTTAAAACGGCTCTTCGAAGAAATCGAGAAACATTATTCTGCCGCTTTGGCCGCAGAAACGCAGCTCCAACAGATCCCGATCGCAACCTACAACGATCTGCTGCCTCCTGGGACATTGCCCGACAACTACCGTCCGACTTTGTTCGATTTCGTCGCTTTCGAAGCACTGGATTTCTACAACGCGGGGGAGCAAGCCGGCGCGAAGGCGCAAGACGCTTTGGAACTTGAAGCCGATTCGGCTCTCTTCGGGTCCACCGAAGATTTCCTCGCTTGGAAGCCTGTTACGACCGATGAAAAGTCGCCCAAGCTGCAAGCGATTCGCCTCTACCAAAAGCTTCTTCGATTCCATGCCGACGATGAAGATCGAAGCGCTTTTCTCGATGCGGATTTGGCTCGACTCCAATTTGGATACGTTCACGCGGTGGGCGACGAAAAATGGGATCGATACGTTGCCGCGTTAAAACGATTCGCCAACGCGCACGCATTGCACGAACTTTCCGCCGAAGCACGTCATCGTTGGGCTCGCCTCTTAATGGAGAAGAGCCAGTTCGTGGAAGCTCGATCGGTTGCTCAAGTAGGTGTGTCAGCCCACCCGGAAAGCGTCGGTGGCAAACACTGCGCGAACCTCATCGCGGAGATCGAGGCCAAGAGTGTTCAAATCACTACCGAGCGTGTTTGGAGCGATCCTCCTTCCGCGATTCGGGTGCTTTATAAAAACATCACCAAAGTGCACTTCCGACTCTATGCGGCGGATTGGAAGGGGCGCGTGCGCGAGACCAAGCAATCCCCCGCTTATCTCCAACCGCCCGAGATCGAAAACCTTTTTCGTTCAACACCCGTTCGCAGTTGGAGCGTCGACCTCCCTGCCACCGAGGATTACAAGCCAACGACTCTGGACTTCGATGCTCCCGATGACTTGCCGTCGGGCTATTACTACCTCTTTGCCAGTCCGCAGGAAGGGTTTCGCGATACCAATAATGTGGTATCCGCGGCTTCGCTTTGGGTCACCAACCTTGGCCTCGTCCTGAATCAAGCTTGGAATTCGGACAAACTCGATGGCTTCGTGGTCGACAATCGCACCGGACTTCCCGTATTCGGCGCGACCGTAACGGCGATGGTGCAAGACCCCCGAAATCGAGGAAATCTGAACGAACAATCCATCGTTACCAATGCTGACGGCCGGTTTACATTCTCCTTGCGCGAGAAGTCTTTGTTCTTGATCGCTCAAAAAGGAAATCAACAACTAGCTGTTCGCGACAATTTGTACGTCGGAACCACTCAGCCAGAGCGTGAACCCGGAATCCAATGCGTTCTGTTTACCGACCGCTCGCTGTTCCGCCCTGGACAAACAGTTCAGTTCAAAGGGGTATGCATGCTCGCAGACCCTAAATCGAATCGTTACAAGGTCGTTCCCAATCACACCGCCACGGTGAGCTTTCGAGATATGAATGGGAACGAAATTGGGAAGCAATCGGTTCGATCCAATGACTTCGGCAGCTTTAGCGGTCTGTTCCAAATTCCCCGCGACCGCGGCACAGGCGCGATGTCTCTCCAAGTCGAAGGTTTAGTCGGAACAACAATTCAGGTCGAAGAGTACAAACGTCCGAAATTCATCGTCGAACTAACCACCCCCGAAACGTCACCAAAATTGAACGAGCCGGTCGTGGTCTCAGGGAAAGCGAACAGCTACACCGGCGTGTCGATCCAGAATGCGAAAGTAACCTATCGCGTCACTCGGGCTGTTCGCTGGCCTATCTGGTTCTCCTCGTTTTACCCCTGGCGAATCCCACCCCAATCGGGCGACCAGCAAGAGATCGCACACGGAACGACAACCACCGATACGGACGGCAAGTTTCAAATCACCTTTGTGGCGAAACCCGATCGAAGTGTTTCCGAAGAGACCAATCCAATCTTCCGCTATGAGATTATCGCGGACATCACCGATTCCACCGGTGAGACACGATCCGATAGCCTGTCCGTCTCGGTTGGCTATGTCGCGATGGAAGTCGGCATCGCTGTCGACGAGTGGCTCACGACAGAGAAACCTGTTTCGTTCGGGATCAAGACGACCTCGTTCGATGGCAAAGCGGTCCCGGCTGCAGGCAAACTGAAAGTCTTTCGCTTGATCGATCCGGAGAGCGTTGTGCGGCCGGATATCCTTGGAGGGGGTGCCCCTATTCCTAGACGCCGTACGATGCAGAGAAGAGGTTTACCCAGCGGAGTCCCGCAAAGGGATGGTCCCAAGGACCTGTCCAATATAGCGAACTGGGAGCAGGGAGAATTGGTATCGGAGAAGGGCTTTGAGTGGAACGACGATTCGCACCCGCCCATCGAACTTCTTCTCGGCAAAGGATCCTATCGCGCAGTCGTCGAAACGAAAGATCGGTTCGGTAAGCCCGTCGAAGCGATCGCGAATTTGCAAGTGATCGACCCAGCTGCGAAATCCCTAGGCCTGAAGATCCCCCATTTATTCCGCGGCGAGAAGTGGAGACTCGAACCGGGCGAAACGTTCCGCGCGGTATGGGGAACGGGCTATGAGAGTGGTCAGGCCTACGTGGAGGTCCTGCACGGGACAGAAGTCTTGCAACGGTTCTGGACCAAGCCCGGGACCACGCAAATTCCCATCGAGCAAGCGATTTCCGAGGGGATGCGAGGTGGTCTGCAAATCCGCGTCATGTTCGTCCGCGAGAACCGATGCTATCTAGAATCACGGACCATCGATGTTCCTTGGACCAATAAAGATCTCAAGCTGCGTTGGGAACGATTGGTCTCCAAATTGGAGCCTGGAAAGAAAGAGAAGTTCAAATTGATTGTGGAGGGGCCTCAAGCATCGAAGGCCATTAGCGAAATGGTTGCTGCGATGTATGACGGTTCGCTCGACGCCTACTATCCCCACCAATGGACGCAGAGGTTCAACGTCTTTCGTCAAAATTACGCTTGGTCGAACTGGGTATTCCAAAACAATCCCGAGGGCTTGATGCCCATCCGCGGCATGTTCGCAGACCGTTTGCAATCGGTCGTTGCGACCTATCGCGACTTTCCTACGGACTTGTTGCTTGGCGGGCGTGGTCCGGGTGCCCCCGGCATGATGTACCGTCGCGGAGGGATGGGAGGCTATGGTGGGGAAGCAGAAATGCGTTTCGGTGCAATGGCCCCTGCGAGCGCCGATTTTGCTTTGGCCGATGCAGAGGGTGCAGGAATGGGTGGCGCCATGGCAAAGAGTTCGCTCGCTCTGGGGGCAGAAGTGAATTCCGGAGGCGCTGCACCTCCCAATGATATACCTAAACCGCAAGTCGATTTGGAGGGAGTTTCACCTCGTAAGAATCTGGCGGAGACCGCGTTCTTCCTTCCGCACGTGACGGCGAACGCCGATGGCGGATATGAGTTGGAATTCACGGTCCCTGAGGCCCTCACATCATGGCGCATCATGGCGTTTTCCCATGACCGCGAACTCAAGAGCGGGTACTTGGAAGCAAAGGTTGTCACGTCCAAAGATTTGATGGTCGAACCCAACCCTCCACGCTTCCTGCGAGAAGGGGACATTCTGGAATTCAGCGTCAAGGTATCGAATACCACTGCGGAGGAACTTTCGGGCAAGGTTGCATTGAGACTGTCGAGCGCAATGCAAGACGAATCGGTCGACGCGGCATTCGGAAACGGAGAGAATGAAAAAGCATTCACGTTGAAGGCCAACGAATCGAAGAGTTTCTCGTGGCGGCTTCAGGTTCCTGACGAATCCCTGCCGATCATCTATCGCGCCATCGGCAGCACCGGCGCGACCTCCGATGGAGAGGAGGGAATGCTCCCCGTACTCTCGAACCGTGTCTTGGTGACCGAGTCGTTGCCTTTGCCTATCCGAGGTAAAACGACCAAAGAATTTGAGCTGAAGAAATTGTTGGAGTCGGCCGGATCGGAAACGATCAAACACCAATCGGTTACGGTTCAGATGGTCTCCCAGCCGTCTTGGTACGCTGTTCTCGCGCTTCCTTACTTGATGGAATATCCCCATCAATGCAGCGAGCAAACGTTCAACCGACTCTACGCCAATACCTTGGCAAACCACATCGCGAAAAGCGATCCAAAGATTCGGCGCGTGCTCGATGTCTGGAAGAATCTCCAGCCTGACGCGCTCCAATCTCCCTTGGAAAAGAACGAAGACTTGAAGTCGGTTCTTATTCAAGAAACACCCTGGTTGCGTGACGCGCAACAGGAAACGCAGGCTCGGCGAAACGTCGGTCTCCTATTCGATGAAACGCGATTAGCCAGTGAGAATGCAAGGGCGATGAAGCAACTCATGGAGATGCAAAACGAGAATGGTATGTGGCCCTGGTTCCCCGGTGGACCGGACAATGAATACCTCTCGCTTTACATCGTCACCGGATTCGGAAGGCTGAAGCATTTGGGAACTGCCGCAGATATCGGACCGGCGGTGCGAGCCCTTAACAGCTTGGACAGCTGGATGAAGAAGAAGCACGATTGGATCTTGACCCATTCGCCGGATCCCACAAAGGACCACCTGTCGTCGACGGTTTGCCTCTATCTTTACGGTCGAAGCTTCTTCATGAACGAGCTTCCAGTCGCCGAAGAAAATCAAAAGGCATTCCAATATTGGCAAGACCAGGCTCGCAAGTATTGGTTGTCGCAAGCTCGTCAATCGCAAGGTCATATCGCCATCGGATTGCACCGGTTAGGGGATCGCGAAACACCCAAGGCGATTCTCAAGAGCATCACAGAGTTCTCTTCTCAGAATGAAGAGATGGGAATGTTCTGGCGAGACCAGGAACAATCCTGGTGGTGGTATCGCGCACCGATCGAGACCCAGGCCTTGATGATCGAAGCCTTCGATGAAGTGGCGAAGGACGCCAAGTCGGTCGAAGAGTGCAAAGTTTGGTTGCTTAAACAAAAGCAAACACAGAACTGGAAGACAACGAAGTCAACCGCCGATGCCGTCTACGCGCTTCTGCTACGCGGTACAAACCTTCTCGCTTCAGATGCCTTGGTCGAAGTCGAGGTTGGGAACGAAAAGATCGAGCCTCAAAATGTCGAGGCAGGAACCGGCTTCTACGAAGAGAAGTTTATCCGCCGAGAGGTCAAACCGGAGTACGGCAAGATCAAGGTTACGAAAACCGATGAGGGGGTTAGCTGGGGAAGCATCCACTGGCAATACCTCGAAGACATCAGCAAAGTAACCCCCTGGGAAGGGACCCCTCTCAAACTTGAGAAGCAGCTTTACAAGAAAGTGCTCACGAAAGAGGGGCCACAGTTGGTTCTGGTCGATGGCCCTGTGGAAATCGGGGACGAATTGGTTTGCCGGATCGTTCTTCGCGTCGATCGGGACATGGAATACGTCCACTTGAAGGACCATCGCGGCAGCGGAACCGAACCGGTGAACGTGCTGAGCCAGTACAAGTACCAAGATGGGCTGGGATACTACGAAAGCACACGCGATACCGCGTCTCACTTCTTCATCGACTACTTGAGCAAAGGGACGTATGTGTTCGAGTACTCGCTGCGGGTTCAACACGCCGGTAAATACCCAAGCGGATTGGCCAGCATCGAGTGCATGTACGCTCCCGAATTCAACAGTCACTCGGGTAGTGTCATGATCGAGGTTCGCGGCAAGCAATAA